In a genomic window of Vallitalea okinawensis:
- a CDS encoding DeoR/GlpR family DNA-binding transcription regulator: protein MLAIDRRNEILKKIQIEKSVKVPELSSLYQVTEETIRRDLEKLEKDGHVKRTYGGAVLSESTNADLSATIRETTNMDGKNRIGKKTSEMIKDGATVIMDSSTTALYVAKFLKNKHHVIITNSLKIPNELLGSDESQVILTGGTLNDKSMSFIGHLAERAFDNYFVDVAIVSCRGISQDKGITEPNEMEAEIKRRMIKSAEKIIMVVDHTKFNHKAFVKSYEFEDVDYIITDQSLPITWQEFFKEKNIEIIYA, encoded by the coding sequence TTGCTTGCGATAGATAGAAGAAATGAGATATTAAAGAAAATACAAATTGAGAAAAGTGTTAAGGTACCTGAACTTAGTTCTCTCTATCAAGTGACAGAGGAGACCATACGTCGTGATTTAGAGAAGTTGGAAAAGGATGGTCATGTTAAGAGAACATATGGTGGTGCTGTATTAAGTGAAAGCACTAATGCGGATTTATCTGCTACTATTCGAGAAACGACTAACATGGATGGAAAGAATCGGATTGGAAAGAAGACAAGCGAAATGATCAAAGATGGAGCTACTGTCATCATGGATTCGAGTACAACAGCTCTTTATGTTGCAAAGTTTCTTAAAAACAAACATCATGTCATAATCACTAATTCATTGAAGATACCTAATGAATTGCTTGGTAGCGATGAAAGCCAAGTCATTCTTACAGGTGGAACGCTCAATGACAAATCCATGAGTTTCATTGGTCATTTAGCTGAGAGAGCTTTTGATAATTACTTTGTTGATGTAGCTATAGTGAGTTGTAGAGGTATAAGTCAAGATAAAGGTATAACTGAACCTAATGAGATGGAAGCGGAAATAAAACGTAGAATGATTAAGTCCGCTGAAAAAATTATTATGGTAGTTGACCATACCAAGTTTAACCATAAGGCATTTGTGAAGTCTTATGAATTTGAAGATGTTGACTACATCATTACAGATCAATCACTTCCAATAACTTGGCAAGAATTTTTTAAAGAAAAAAACATAGAAATCATATATGCATAA
- a CDS encoding rhamnulokinase — translation MEQPIYNLAFDFGASSGRLMLSTFDGKKINLEEIHRFANEPVGMNGRLFWDFPRMFNEIKIGLKKLAKKGIDPSGIAIDTWGVDYGLIDREGHLISNPVCYRDARTHEVINEVEDILPFKEFYKRMGLQFMELNTVYQLYFDATRRRDIMKNVDALLFMPDLFGYFLSGEKYSEYSIASTSQMVNARERTWDDTTIEKLNIPKGILQDIIMPGTVVGHLRADVAEEVGLCQVPIIAVGGHDTASAVCASPLTSENSAYLSCGTWSLLGVECEEPIINDQSYEHNFTNEGGVEGKIRFLKNITGLWILQQLKKKWSEDLPDLGYPEIINAAKNAIRRDFVINPNDERFNAPKNMVNEVKAYCREHQGIEPESMGEIALAAYNGITDKYKEEIKGIEEVTGQTIDVLHMVGGGIQDKFLCTLTAEKIGKRVIAGPIEASVTGNVLMQLKALGHVKNLKECRQIVRDSFELEEY, via the coding sequence ATGGAGCAACCAATATATAATTTAGCTTTTGACTTTGGGGCATCCAGTGGTCGACTCATGTTATCGACTTTTGATGGAAAGAAAATTAATTTAGAGGAAATACATCGATTTGCTAACGAACCAGTAGGTATGAATGGGCGTTTGTTTTGGGATTTTCCTAGAATGTTTAATGAAATAAAAATAGGTTTAAAAAAGTTAGCCAAGAAAGGTATTGACCCATCAGGTATTGCTATTGATACTTGGGGTGTTGATTATGGGCTGATTGACAGAGAAGGGCATTTGATTTCTAATCCTGTATGCTACCGCGATGCACGTACTCACGAAGTGATCAATGAAGTAGAAGATATCTTACCTTTTAAAGAATTTTATAAGCGTATGGGACTTCAATTCATGGAGTTAAACACCGTTTACCAATTATACTTTGACGCCACAAGAAGACGTGATATAATGAAGAATGTTGATGCATTATTGTTTATGCCCGACTTATTTGGGTATTTTCTTAGTGGTGAAAAGTATTCTGAGTACTCTATTGCCTCCACTTCTCAGATGGTTAATGCTAGGGAGCGAACTTGGGATGATACAACTATTGAAAAATTAAATATACCTAAAGGCATTTTACAAGACATCATAATGCCAGGTACAGTTGTTGGTCATTTGAGAGCTGATGTTGCTGAAGAAGTTGGTCTTTGTCAAGTACCTATTATAGCTGTTGGAGGTCATGATACAGCTTCAGCTGTTTGTGCATCGCCGTTAACATCAGAAAATAGTGCCTATTTAAGTTGTGGAACATGGTCGTTATTAGGAGTGGAATGTGAAGAACCAATTATTAATGATCAATCCTATGAACATAATTTTACCAATGAAGGCGGTGTAGAAGGGAAGATACGTTTCCTTAAAAACATCACTGGATTATGGATTTTACAACAATTAAAGAAGAAGTGGTCAGAAGATTTACCTGATTTAGGTTATCCAGAAATTATCAATGCAGCTAAAAATGCTATAAGAAGAGACTTTGTGATTAATCCTAATGACGAACGATTCAATGCACCTAAGAATATGGTGAATGAAGTTAAAGCTTATTGTAGAGAACACCAAGGTATTGAGCCAGAGTCTATGGGTGAAATAGCTTTGGCTGCTTATAATGGTATTACTGATAAGTATAAAGAAGAAATTAAAGGAATAGAAGAGGTTACAGGACAAACCATTGATGTATTGCATATGGTTGGTGGGGGTATTCAAGATAAATTTTTATGCACTTTAACAGCTGAGAAAATAGGAAAAAGAGTTATTGCTGGTCCTATAGAAGCATCCGTGACAGGTAATGTTCTTATGCAATTAAAGGCTTTAGGGCATGTTAAGAATTTAAAAGAGTGCCGACAGATTGTAAGAGATTCCTTTGAGTTAGAAGAATATTAA
- a CDS encoding helix-turn-helix transcriptional regulator, giving the protein MSIMDKEIEDSFEEMLRVIPHKYFYKIHTIYNLKVSKEWRIENRKNQDLHLIFVKEGHGYYDVEGEEIELKPGRLIFVSHDCLHSAYADTHHLPSIIPIRFGIYNFSQEYIQMLRKPFYYTTIVYNYTEFKDRFEKLYDYHNRVDMIGKEHLCHGLFYQIFSDLLMRSKNNYYSRDKMIKNVKEYIDKKGNHKLKMEQLAALYGTSSKNVYRLFKDYYGITPKQYLIQSLLEKADYYIENTSLTLTEIAVKLGYPDVYTFSKQYKRSRLIPPSLKRGC; this is encoded by the coding sequence ATGTCAATAATGGACAAGGAGATTGAAGATAGCTTTGAAGAAATGCTTCGAGTGATACCTCATAAGTACTTTTATAAGATTCACACAATATATAATCTAAAAGTATCTAAGGAGTGGCGAATAGAGAATCGTAAAAATCAAGATTTGCATTTAATATTTGTTAAAGAAGGTCATGGTTACTATGATGTGGAAGGTGAAGAGATTGAATTAAAACCAGGAAGGCTCATATTTGTCAGCCATGATTGCCTTCATAGTGCATACGCAGATACTCATCATTTGCCATCAATTATTCCAATACGATTCGGTATATATAACTTCAGCCAAGAATATATTCAAATGTTAAGAAAACCCTTTTATTATACAACGATCGTATATAATTACACTGAGTTTAAAGATAGATTTGAGAAGCTATATGACTATCATAACCGAGTAGATATGATTGGGAAAGAACATTTATGTCATGGTCTATTCTATCAAATATTTTCTGATCTGTTGATGAGGAGTAAGAACAATTACTACTCAAGAGATAAAATGATTAAGAATGTAAAGGAGTATATCGATAAGAAGGGCAATCATAAGCTGAAAATGGAGCAACTAGCTGCACTTTACGGTACGTCTAGTAAAAATGTGTATAGATTATTTAAAGATTACTATGGTATTACACCAAAACAATATTTGATTCAATCATTATTAGAAAAAGCTGATTATTATATTGAGAACACCTCATTAACACTTACTGAAATAGCCGTTAAATTAGGATATCCTGATGTTTATACCTTTTCAAAGCAATACAAACGATCAAGACTCATTCCACCAAGCTTAAAGAGAGGATGTTAA
- a CDS encoding sulfatase-like hydrolase/transferase, protein MTNNPNVLFFFTDDQRFDTIQALGNEEIHTPNLDELVKSGTTFTHAHIPGGTVGAVCMPSRAMLHTGRTLFNLENNGSTIPENHSIFGETLRENGYETFGTGKWHNGKSTFNRSFNHGAEIFFGGMNDHWNVPAYHYDPTGKYASRKFINNWLYNNKVDHHDCDHISAGKHSSELFSECSIKWLQEYDSDNPFYMYISFMAPHDPRSMPDEFLNMYDPESITLPNNFMEEHRFDFGITEIRDELLTPYPRRKSEIKRHIAEYYGMISHLDNELGKVISVLKEKDLYDNTIIVFAGDNGLALGQHGLMGKQSCYEHSIRVPLIFSGPSIPVNKQCNSYAYLLDIFPTICDLLEIEAPDSVEGCSLLPAIQHDNKIRDYLYFGYGDCCRAIKNDRFKLIEYRTEELKETQLFDLINDPLEKINLSEDSTFHYIYSELTGKLLEFSKEWNDTKHPIGKDFWDKY, encoded by the coding sequence ATGACAAATAATCCAAATGTTTTATTCTTTTTCACAGATGATCAGCGATTTGATACCATTCAAGCTCTAGGCAACGAAGAAATCCATACCCCTAACCTTGATGAATTAGTGAAATCAGGTACAACATTTACCCATGCCCACATACCCGGCGGTACAGTAGGAGCAGTATGTATGCCAAGTAGAGCCATGTTGCACACAGGAAGAACCCTCTTTAATTTAGAAAATAACGGCAGTACAATACCAGAGAATCACTCAATTTTTGGAGAAACACTAAGAGAGAATGGCTATGAAACCTTTGGTACTGGTAAATGGCATAATGGGAAATCTACATTCAATCGAAGTTTTAACCATGGTGCTGAGATATTCTTTGGAGGTATGAATGATCATTGGAATGTTCCAGCTTATCATTATGATCCAACTGGAAAATACGCCTCTAGAAAATTCATAAACAACTGGTTATATAATAACAAAGTGGATCATCATGATTGTGATCATATATCGGCAGGAAAGCACTCTAGTGAGTTATTCAGCGAATGCTCTATTAAATGGCTACAGGAGTACGATTCTGATAATCCATTTTATATGTACATATCATTTATGGCACCACATGATCCTCGCAGTATGCCTGATGAATTTTTAAACATGTATGATCCTGAATCCATTACATTACCTAATAATTTCATGGAAGAGCACAGATTTGACTTTGGTATAACAGAAATACGTGATGAGTTACTTACCCCCTATCCACGCAGGAAATCTGAAATAAAACGCCATATAGCTGAATATTATGGTATGATTAGCCACTTAGATAATGAGTTAGGTAAGGTCATTTCTGTATTAAAAGAAAAAGATCTCTATGATAATACAATCATTGTATTTGCAGGCGATAACGGGTTGGCTCTAGGACAACATGGATTAATGGGGAAACAAAGTTGTTATGAACATAGCATCCGAGTACCGCTTATATTCTCTGGTCCATCTATACCAGTTAATAAACAGTGTAATTCCTATGCCTATCTATTGGATATATTCCCAACAATTTGTGATCTACTAGAAATTGAAGCACCGGACTCTGTAGAAGGGTGCAGCCTACTTCCAGCTATCCAACATGACAATAAAATCAGAGATTATCTCTATTTTGGATATGGTGATTGCTGTCGCGCCATAAAGAATGATCGTTTCAAATTGATTGAGTATCGTACTGAAGAACTGAAGGAGACTCAATTATTTGACTTGATTAACGATCCATTAGAAAAGATTAACTTAAGTGAAGATAGTACATTTCACTACATATACAGCGAACTGACTGGTAAACTTCTTGAGTTTTCTAAAGAATGGAATGATACCAAGCATCCAATTGGTAAGGACTTTTGGGATAAATACTAA
- the gltA gene encoding NADPH-dependent glutamate synthase, with protein sequence MPNMSTVKVGMPEQDAKVRVQNFEEVALGYSLEQAIEEAERCLNCKHKPCMKGCPVNVPIPEFITQVKEGNIEEAYRIITSENGLPAICGRVCPQESQCEGLCVRAKKGEPVGIGRLERFVADYQMAKGQKIDIDITKNGDKVAVVGAGPAGLSCAADLAKYGYEVTVFEALHTPGGVLMYGIPEFRLPKKLVEEEISNLKDLGVKIEKNVVVGRSITIDELIEEEGYKAVFVGTGAGLPRFMRIDGENLNGVYTANEFLTRSNLMKAYSFPKTPTPVKVGENVAVVGGGNVAMDAARTAQRLGAKNVYIVYRRSMEELPARAEEVEHAKEEGIIFKLLNNPTRIIGEEGKVVGMECIQMELGEPDDSGRRRPVPIEDSNFILDVDTVVIAIGQTPNPLIRQTTEGLDVTKWGGIIVTDETMETSIENVYAGGDVVTGAATVILAMGAGKTAAKAIYEKLNK encoded by the coding sequence ATGCCTAATATGAGTACTGTAAAAGTTGGAATGCCTGAGCAAGATGCTAAAGTTAGAGTACAGAACTTTGAGGAAGTTGCATTAGGGTATTCTTTGGAACAAGCTATAGAAGAAGCTGAAAGATGTTTGAATTGTAAACATAAACCTTGTATGAAAGGTTGTCCTGTGAATGTACCAATTCCTGAATTTATTACTCAAGTAAAAGAAGGTAATATCGAAGAGGCCTACAGGATAATAACGAGTGAAAATGGTTTGCCAGCTATCTGTGGACGTGTTTGTCCTCAAGAAAGTCAGTGCGAGGGTCTATGTGTCAGAGCTAAAAAGGGTGAACCTGTTGGCATTGGTCGTCTCGAGCGATTTGTAGCAGATTACCAGATGGCTAAAGGTCAGAAGATTGATATAGATATAACTAAGAATGGTGATAAAGTAGCTGTAGTTGGAGCAGGACCTGCAGGACTTTCATGCGCAGCTGATTTAGCTAAGTATGGTTATGAAGTTACTGTATTCGAAGCATTACATACACCTGGGGGCGTATTAATGTATGGTATACCTGAATTCAGATTGCCTAAGAAGTTAGTTGAAGAAGAAATAAGTAACCTTAAAGATCTCGGCGTTAAGATTGAAAAGAACGTTGTCGTTGGTCGTTCTATCACCATTGATGAACTCATTGAAGAGGAAGGTTATAAGGCAGTATTTGTTGGTACTGGAGCAGGATTACCTCGTTTTATGCGAATTGATGGTGAGAACCTTAATGGTGTTTATACAGCTAACGAGTTTCTGACCCGTTCTAACTTAATGAAAGCATATAGCTTCCCAAAGACACCAACACCTGTTAAAGTTGGTGAGAATGTAGCTGTAGTAGGTGGTGGTAACGTTGCAATGGACGCTGCTAGAACAGCACAACGTCTTGGAGCTAAGAATGTTTACATCGTATATAGAAGAAGTATGGAAGAACTTCCAGCTAGGGCTGAAGAAGTTGAACATGCTAAAGAAGAAGGAATTATTTTTAAACTGTTGAATAACCCTACAAGAATTATTGGTGAAGAAGGAAAAGTAGTTGGAATGGAATGTATTCAAATGGAATTAGGAGAACCCGATGATTCCGGTAGAAGACGCCCAGTTCCAATTGAAGATAGTAACTTTATCCTTGATGTCGATACAGTAGTTATAGCTATAGGTCAGACACCTAATCCACTAATTCGTCAAACCACAGAAGGTCTAGATGTAACTAAATGGGGTGGTATCATTGTTACTGATGAAACCATGGAAACAAGTATTGAAAATGTATATGCTGGCGGTGATGTAGTTACAGGAGCTGCTACAGTTATACTCGCCATGGGTGCTGGTAAAACTGCGGCTAAAGCAATATACGAAAAACTGAACAAATAA
- a CDS encoding sulfide/dihydroorotate dehydrogenase-like FAD/NAD-binding protein, with product MYKIIDKKVLNSTVEQMTILAPYVARKCEPGQFIILRVNEDGERIPLTIVDYDRDEESVTIIYQVVGYSTRQLSKKEIGDHVEDFVGPLGQPTHLQKHKRVLGIGGGVGIAPLYPQLKKLHEMGVEVDVILGGRSDEFIILEDEVKAFAENVYFATNDGSRGKEGFVTDVLKELLDEGNVYDEIIAIGPLVMMKAVVDVTKPLGIATGVSLNPVMIDGTGMCGGCRVTVGGETKFACVDGPDFDGLLVDFDECLRRQNMYKEEEHACRVGLGGENYA from the coding sequence ATGTATAAGATTATTGACAAGAAAGTATTGAATTCTACAGTTGAGCAAATGACGATATTGGCACCTTATGTTGCAAGAAAATGCGAACCAGGGCAATTCATCATTCTACGAGTTAATGAAGATGGAGAGCGTATACCCCTTACTATTGTTGATTATGACAGAGATGAGGAGTCCGTAACAATTATTTACCAAGTTGTAGGGTATTCCACAAGACAGCTGAGTAAGAAAGAAATAGGAGATCACGTTGAAGATTTTGTTGGACCACTAGGGCAACCAACACATCTTCAAAAGCACAAACGAGTATTAGGCATAGGTGGTGGAGTTGGTATAGCGCCGCTTTATCCACAGTTAAAAAAGCTTCATGAGATGGGTGTTGAAGTAGACGTTATACTAGGTGGTCGTAGTGATGAATTTATTATACTAGAAGATGAAGTGAAAGCATTTGCAGAGAATGTTTACTTTGCTACTAATGACGGTTCAAGAGGTAAAGAAGGTTTTGTTACAGATGTATTGAAAGAGTTATTAGATGAGGGGAATGTCTATGATGAGATTATTGCTATAGGTCCATTGGTAATGATGAAGGCTGTAGTTGATGTTACCAAACCATTAGGAATTGCTACAGGTGTATCCCTTAATCCTGTAATGATTGATGGTACAGGCATGTGCGGTGGATGTCGTGTCACAGTCGGAGGAGAAACTAAATTTGCTTGTGTAGACGGGCCAGATTTTGATGGTTTATTAGTAGATTTTGATGAATGCCTCAGAAGACAGAACATGTATAAGGAAGAAGAGCACGCTTGTCGAGTTGGATTAGGAGGGGAAAATTATGCCTAA
- a CDS encoding glycosyltransferase family 4 protein has protein sequence MNIGIFTDCYYPQINGVVTSVRILEEELLKRGHNVTIITVDIPGYIEESDHVIRVKSVPFSKWKEFRIGVPFLPLAYKTVKSLNLDLIHTHTEFSIGHLGRYLAKVQNIPILHTYHTMYEDYTHYVFNSKYGKNMVRKLIKQGSKLYVKKYDAIIVPTDKTKSALLGYGVTNNIHVVPTGINIEHFDQHDQDHPKLKEIRNELGIQPDDYVILSLGRISEEKSIDLTIKQMKRLIIHEPHAKLIIVGDGPYRQTLEKLTLDMNLDNCVHFVGRVPFDDVSYYYSLAKVFVSASKTETQGLTIMESMASMLPVIVYDDDNVKGIVINGYSGRLFNTESELTTCIIDAIRHPDMTNQMTHHAFDIVQSLSKEAFGENAEKVYQEVLRLNTIEKIAI, from the coding sequence ATGAATATTGGTATTTTTACAGACTGTTACTACCCACAAATTAATGGTGTTGTGACTTCAGTCAGAATTTTAGAAGAAGAATTATTAAAGCGCGGTCACAACGTAACGATTATTACTGTAGATATTCCTGGTTACATAGAAGAATCCGATCATGTTATTCGGGTAAAATCTGTCCCATTTTCAAAATGGAAAGAATTTAGAATAGGTGTACCTTTTCTACCACTAGCTTATAAGACCGTTAAATCCTTGAATTTAGATCTTATTCATACACATACAGAGTTTTCTATTGGACATTTAGGACGTTATCTAGCCAAAGTTCAAAATATCCCTATACTTCATACCTATCATACGATGTATGAAGACTATACCCATTATGTCTTTAACTCAAAATATGGTAAGAATATGGTAAGAAAGCTTATCAAACAAGGCAGCAAACTCTACGTAAAAAAATATGATGCAATTATTGTGCCTACTGATAAAACTAAGTCTGCTTTATTGGGTTATGGTGTGACTAACAACATACATGTTGTCCCTACTGGTATTAATATTGAACATTTTGATCAACATGATCAAGATCATCCAAAGTTAAAGGAAATTCGCAATGAGTTAGGTATTCAACCAGATGATTATGTCATACTATCATTAGGAAGAATCTCTGAGGAGAAAAGTATTGATTTGACGATCAAGCAAATGAAAAGGCTCATTATCCATGAACCTCATGCTAAGCTCATTATTGTTGGAGATGGACCCTATAGGCAGACCCTTGAAAAACTTACACTTGATATGAATTTAGATAATTGTGTTCATTTTGTAGGTCGTGTACCTTTTGATGATGTCTCTTATTACTACAGTCTAGCAAAAGTCTTTGTAAGTGCTTCTAAAACTGAGACACAAGGTCTCACAATAATGGAATCCATGGCTTCTATGCTACCTGTAATTGTCTATGATGATGATAATGTCAAAGGTATCGTTATAAATGGTTACTCAGGAAGATTATTTAACACTGAATCAGAATTAACCACTTGTATCATTGATGCCATCAGACATCCAGATATGACAAATCAAATGACTCATCATGCCTTTGACATTGTTCAAAGTCTATCTAAAGAAGCTTTCGGAGAGAATGCTGAGAAGGTCTATCAGGAAGTTCTACGCTTGAATACAATTGAAAAAATCGCTATTTAA
- the murA gene encoding UDP-N-acetylglucosamine 1-carboxyvinyltransferase, with amino-acid sequence MPSLLVQPSNRLTGHIRVQGSKNSSLAILIASCLTGDISVICNVPNITDVDTVISILQDLGAKIKHHDNQVIVDTRDIKSAVIKKDLCKNVRVSYYFVGALLHHFKKVIIGSPGGDNIGKRPIDQHIKGLEAMGAKVIYEENNYHITACNGLKGAKIYFDVVTCGATINLMMAAVLAEGITVLNNTAVDPEIVDLAVFLNKMGARIKGAGTKKIIIEGVKSLKGTHHDIIPDRLVAGTFLIASGLTQGDITVEHVIPQHLMAVINKLHEVGIDFDIDGDTIRGYRKGKVSICRTLSGMYPAFPTDLQQPFTVLLLKGEGKSKLVDTVFPDRFKNCYELIKMGADIEVRHGHILINKSDELKGCNVQAHDIRGGISLVLAGLIADGPTTVKGVEHLLRGYENLEEHFSAIRADIKILSE; translated from the coding sequence ATGCCATCGTTGCTTGTCCAGCCTTCTAATAGATTAACTGGTCATATAAGAGTACAAGGAAGTAAAAATAGTTCTTTAGCCATCCTAATTGCCAGTTGCTTAACAGGAGATATCAGTGTTATTTGTAATGTACCAAACATAACAGATGTTGATACGGTCATCAGCATCCTTCAGGATTTGGGGGCAAAGATCAAACATCATGATAATCAAGTTATTGTAGATACAAGGGACATCAAAAGTGCAGTTATTAAGAAAGATTTATGTAAAAATGTCCGTGTTTCATATTATTTTGTTGGCGCATTACTTCATCACTTCAAGAAAGTAATTATCGGTAGTCCTGGTGGAGATAACATTGGAAAACGACCTATTGATCAACATATCAAGGGGTTAGAGGCTATGGGAGCTAAAGTGATTTATGAGGAGAACAACTATCACATCACTGCTTGTAATGGGTTAAAAGGTGCCAAAATATATTTTGATGTAGTAACTTGTGGTGCTACCATTAATTTAATGATGGCAGCTGTTTTAGCAGAAGGAATAACCGTATTAAATAATACTGCTGTAGATCCAGAAATTGTTGACTTAGCAGTGTTTTTAAATAAAATGGGAGCAAGAATAAAGGGGGCAGGTACCAAGAAAATCATAATTGAAGGTGTTAAATCATTAAAAGGTACTCATCATGACATTATCCCTGATCGATTAGTAGCTGGTACATTTTTGATTGCTTCTGGATTGACCCAAGGCGATATCACTGTTGAACATGTCATCCCCCAGCATTTAATGGCAGTCATAAATAAACTGCATGAGGTAGGGATAGACTTTGATATTGATGGGGATACAATAAGAGGATATAGAAAAGGTAAAGTCAGTATCTGTAGAACACTAAGCGGCATGTACCCTGCATTTCCTACAGATTTACAACAACCATTTACAGTACTACTTCTAAAGGGAGAAGGCAAAAGTAAACTTGTGGATACTGTTTTTCCAGATAGATTTAAAAACTGTTATGAACTCATCAAGATGGGAGCAGATATTGAAGTCAGACATGGACATATTCTTATTAACAAGTCTGATGAATTAAAAGGATGTAACGTTCAAGCCCATGATATACGAGGGGGGATATCACTAGTTCTTGCTGGATTAATTGCTGATGGTCCTACTACTGTAAAAGGGGTTGAACACCTATTGAGAGGTTATGAAAATTTAGAAGAACATTTTAGCGCTATTCGCGCAGATATTAAAATATTATCAGAGTAA
- a CDS encoding SPFH domain-containing protein, translating to MGGIFFMVILVIVILLFVTNIKVVPQANAYVIERLGAFHQTWQVGLHVKVPLLDKVAKKINLKEQVVDFPPQPVITKDNVTMQIDTVVYFQITDAKAFTYGVENPMQAISNLTATTLRNIIGDLELDQTLTSRDTINTKMRAILDEATDPWGIKVNRVEVKNIIPPSEIQDAMEKQMKAERERRESILKAEGEKKSRILISEGKKQSMILQAEGEKQSAILRAEAKKEAVIRESEGEAEAIIKVQQATAEGLNMIKGVQVDTGVISLKSLEAFTKAADGKATKIIIPSEIQGLAGLVTSAVELTKDVKPEIVEKIEQVKK from the coding sequence ATGGGCGGAATATTTTTTATGGTTATTTTGGTAATTGTAATTTTATTATTTGTAACCAATATCAAAGTTGTACCACAAGCAAATGCATATGTTATCGAAAGACTTGGTGCTTTCCATCAAACATGGCAAGTTGGGCTACACGTTAAAGTACCTTTACTTGATAAGGTTGCAAAAAAAATTAACTTAAAAGAACAAGTAGTCGATTTCCCACCACAACCCGTTATCACAAAAGATAATGTAACTATGCAAATTGATACAGTTGTTTATTTCCAGATAACAGATGCAAAAGCATTCACATACGGCGTTGAAAACCCAATGCAAGCTATTTCTAATTTAACAGCTACTACATTACGTAATATCATTGGTGATCTAGAGTTAGACCAAACCTTAACTTCAAGAGACACTATCAATACGAAAATGAGAGCGATTTTGGATGAAGCAACAGATCCATGGGGTATCAAAGTTAATAGAGTAGAAGTTAAGAACATTATCCCACCATCTGAGATTCAAGATGCTATGGAAAAACAGATGAAAGCTGAAAGGGAAAGACGTGAATCTATCCTTAAAGCAGAAGGGGAGAAAAAGTCACGTATCCTTATTTCTGAAGGTAAGAAGCAGTCCATGATCTTACAAGCAGAAGGTGAGAAGCAATCTGCAATTCTTAGAGCAGAAGCTAAAAAAGAAGCTGTTATACGTGAATCTGAAGGTGAAGCTGAAGCGATTATTAAGGTTCAACAAGCGACTGCAGAAGGTTTAAATATGATCAAAGGCGTTCAAGTTGATACAGGTGTTATATCACTTAAAAGTCTTGAAGCATTTACTAAAGCTGCAGATGGTAAAGCTACTAAGATCATCATTCCTTCTGAGATTCAAGGACTTGCAGGGTTAGTTACATCTGCAGTTGAGTTAACAAAAGATGTAAAACCAGAGATAGTAGAAAAGATTGAACAAGTAAAAAAATAA
- a CDS encoding NfeD family protein has translation MEFFYSMNFVWLLIIIIALAVEAATVSLASIWFSIGAVVAWISSFFIKSVPVQIAIFLIVSLVLLYFTRPVAIKYLKVGKERTNANSLIGKKGIVIMSIDPLKNEGQVKIGGQIWSAKTSDHDKVSKNSEVIIKGIEGVKLIVEKIADEE, from the coding sequence ATGGAGTTTTTTTATAGCATGAATTTTGTTTGGCTTTTAATTATCATTATTGCATTAGCAGTTGAAGCAGCTACTGTAAGCCTTGCATCCATTTGGTTTTCTATCGGTGCAGTTGTTGCTTGGATTTCATCATTTTTTATTAAAAGCGTTCCAGTACAAATTGCAATATTTTTAATTGTATCATTAGTATTACTCTATTTCACTAGACCAGTTGCAATTAAGTATTTAAAAGTTGGCAAAGAAAGAACCAATGCTAACAGTTTAATAGGCAAGAAAGGGATTGTTATCATGTCAATTGATCCTTTGAAAAACGAGGGTCAAGTAAAAATTGGAGGACAGATTTGGTCAGCCAAAACCTCAGATCATGATAAGGTATCTAAGAATTCAGAAGTCATTATAAAAGGCATTGAGGGAGTTAAACTCATTGTCGAGAAAATTGCGGATGAAGAATAA